Genomic segment of Deinococcus sp. LM3:
CATCGTCTCGCCCTGGACAGCGAACTCGCCGCCGACCCCTGCACGCCCGAACGGGCCGCCCGCGCCAACCGCGTCGCGCAGGCCTACCGCGAAGAGGCTACCCACGCCGTCCAGACGGAACCCTGCGGGGTGTGCGGCGCTCCCGGACGCGTCGAGACCGGTCTGTGCGAACGGTGCCAGGAAAGCCATGACCACACGCAGGCACAGGACTACGCGTTCTGGGTCGTGAGCGCATGACCGAAGCGACCGCTGCCCTGTTCCTCGGCGCCTGGGTGGTGGCCATGGCGCTGCTGGCCGCCTGGGGGCTCGCCACCCTGAGCCGGAAGCGCTGATGCCCGACCGCCTCGCCGACCTGTACGAACTCGAACGCGACCTGCGCGACGCGATCGCCACCGCCGGACCCGACCACCCCAACCGCGCCATCTGGCTCCAGGCCCGCCGGAACGTCCTGACTGAAATGCAGACCCACCGCCGCGAGTACAGCGCCGCCCAGCCCACTCCCATTTCCCAGAGGAGCGCCGCATGATCACCCAATCCACCGTACCCGTGTACGCCGCCCATGAACGCCTGCCTCACCGTCCTGCCCGTCCCAGCCGACTGGTGCGCCGCTGGCGCGTGTTCCGCCGCCGTGAACTGCCGTTCCTGGTCGCTGGCGTCGCTTTCGGCAGCGTCATGGCCCTGGCCATCAGCGTCGTCCTGGTCGAAGGGCCCATGCGGCTGGTGGCAGCCGCTGCACTGATCAGCGCGGTCCTGGTGTTCGCCCGCGCCCTGGCCGCTGCGCCCGGCGGCTTCCGTCACTATGTCGACCTGCCCAGTGAGCCGCCCTGCCAACCGCGTGCCCAGTCCGCAGGAACGCCGCCTGCTGCGCGTCCTGCTGACCAGCGCTCCCCTGACGACTGCCACGCTGGGCCGCGCGTTCCCGTTCAGCGCGGCGCACACCGCCACCCTGGCCAGCACCCTGTTCCGTGACCGCCTCGTCCGGCGTGTGCCCGCCCCGAACCTGCAGGCACACCGCAGCAGGGGCCGCGCCTTGCACGCCCTGATTCCCGCCCCGATCGCCGCGCTGCTGCTGTACCGCCGGCCCACGCTACTGCGCCCGCGCGCGCACCTGATTGCCCTGTCCGAACTGGTGGACGGCACGTTCCGCGACGGCGGCGCCCTGACGCTCAACCGCGCCTACCGCGCACCCTGCGCCCTACCCGGAGCAGCGTGAAAGGGCACGCCAGGGGTCATTCCCTGGCGTGCCCCGTGCAACCCCGTTCAGGAGTTCACCCGTTCAGGGCCTGCGCGAACTGCCTGACCAGTACCGCCCCCTGCAGGACCGTCAGGCCCGCCGCACCGTACGCCGCCACCCGCTGATCCCAGCGCCACAGCGCCACCGTCACGCCGCCCATCAACAGGCACGTCAGGAGTGCCATCAACACCGCGCCCAGCAGGCGAGCGTCCGGCACCAACCCGTTGATGACAATCGCAGCCAGCAGCAACACGAACCAGAACGACAACGCCACGCGGGACCAGACCATGCCCGTCACCCTACCCGGCGCCCGCCAGACGCAGTTCAGGTCACCTTCAGCCTCTCCAGAGAAACCCCCTTCATCACCAGCCGAGGATCAACGCCAGCTGATCCGACAGGAGCCACACCCACCCCAGGCACGTCAGGCCCATCAGGAACGCCGGTCCCCGCGTTCCCCGGCGCCACAGGTCAACCGTGAACCAACCCAGGAGCAGCAGGTCCACCAGAACGATCAGTGCGATTCCCCCACCCGGCCGTCGGCCCCTGCCAGTTGATGCACATCCGACAGGTTCCGCACTGACGTCAGTGCGCCCCTACCAAGACCCGCCTCACGCGCATGCCGACGCTGCCCGGCAACTGGAGTCCCGTATGATCGACCCCCGCCAGAACACCTACGCCGTCCTCGACGCCGACCTGCCTAACGGCGTCACCCTCAGCGCCCGCATGGCCGTCCTGGAAAGCCGCGCCGGTCTGATTGAAGGCCTGCGCGCCGCCGTCAGCGAGTACGACGCGCACCTCCTCGACACGCAGCGCCTCCGGGACGTCGCCACGCGCCGCCTGAGTGTCGCCCTGCACTCCGCGGACCTGCTGCGCGACATCGAGTACTCCATCGCGCCCCTGCTCGGGCTGGCTGACCGCGCCGCCCCCACCAACCCCACACTGGACGGCCTGAGCGACCTGACCAACCCACTCGAACCCGCCACGGTCAAGTCCGCCCGGGAACCTGAGCCGGTAGCTCAGCCCACACCGGCCCCCGCACCCGCCCAGGTGGCCGAGATGTCCGAACCCGAAGCCCATCCCGACCTGACACCCACGGCCGTCACGGACACCCTGGATCTCGTGTTCCCCACCGGGTTCGAACTCAGCAAGCAGGCCGTGGTGTACCTGGACATCCACGCTCACCCCGGCGTGACCCTCACGGACATCATGGTCCGCACGGGCCTGTCGCGCGGCTCCGTCAGCGGAATCCTCACCAAGGGCGTCAGTTCCCTGCGGCTCTCCCGTGTCGGCACGCCAGGCCAGCACCGCCTCACGGCCAGCGGACTGAGTTACCTGCGCCAGTTGCACGCCTACGCCGCCCAGTCGGCTGAAGGTGACAACGCTGCCAAGTCCAGCGGTGATGAGCCGGAGCAGTCGATGCCTGAAGTTCCGGTAGTCGACGCCGCCACTTCCGCCCCGGAACCGGTCCGCGAGGCGGCGCCCATCAAACCCGGTCAGCCTGCACCGGGCAGCGCCCAGGAACGCGCCCTGCACTTCCTGCGTGATCACGGCCCCGCCACCGCGCCCGTGATCGCCGCGCACCTCGGCATGCCCCCCGGTCCCGCCGGCGCCACCATCGCCAACCTCGTGAAGCACGGGTACGTCACGCAGACCGACACCACCCCCAGGGTCATTCAGATTCCCGGCGATACCCGCCCCGTCACGCACGCCGCCCCCACCGCGAGGAAAGCCGTCGAAGCGCCGCCTGCCGCCGAGCCGGACCCGGTCAGTGGTGTCAGCCCCATCACGCAGGAGGAACTCAAGGCCCGCGTCCGGGAGAACGCCGGGCAGGTCCGCGCGGTCCTCGGCAAGAAACCCATGACGGAACTGGACTTGCGCGCCAGGCTCCCCGACATGAACCTCAGCCACCTGCGCGCTGCCCTCGGTCACCTCGAGGAAGCCGGCACCGTGCGCCGCGTGCCCGGTCCCACGCCCGCCAGCCGCGCCGCGTACGCTCTGGACGAACTGGAACTGCCCGCCCCGCAGCGTGCCCACCTGACCGCCGAGGGCCGCATGGTCGAGGCGCACCTCACACAGGTCACGGACCGCAGCGAGCGGGACACCGTGTCGAACATGTCCCTGAAACTCGGCCTACCCCGCGCGGACGTCGAGGAGGCCCTCGCGGTCCTGCACGCCCAGGGACGCCTGCGCTGGAGCCGCACCGGCATGCTCCTGCACTTCACGCTCGCGACCGCCAGCACCGCCGAGGTGGCCGCGTGACCACCCTACCCGGCCTCCTGGCGCTGAGCGTTCAGGAACCCTGGAGTACCGCCATCCTGGACTTCGGGAAGGAAGTCGAGAACCGCGACTGGCACCGCAGTCCCGGCCTGCTCGCCCAGGCCCACCGCCTCGTCGGGCAGCGCATCCTGCTGCACGCCGGGAAGACCTTCGACGACAGCGGCGTGCCCGTGATCCGCGCTCTGACCGGGCAGCGCCTCATGAAAGCTGACTGCACCCTCGGCGCGGTCCTGGGGGTCGTCACCCTGCAGGCCGTCACGACCGACGGCGTCCCCACCAGTCGCTGGGCAGCCCGTGACGCCGTTCACCTGCACCTCGCCGGTCCTGTCCGCCTGACCGACCCCATCCCCTGCCGGGGCGCACTTGGCTTCTTCTTCCCGGACGACACCGTGCAGGAACGCGTGCGCCGCCAGCTGGCCGCGCAGGGCGTCACGTTGTGACCACTCCCGCCCCGCTCAACCCGGCTGCCCCGGAAACGGCCGGACGCGGGCACATGATCGTGCGGGTCGCGCACGCCAACCCCGGACGGTGGATTACCGTCACCCAGCTGCGCGATCTGCTCGGCATGGCGGGCACCAGGAACTACGCCAAGCAGGCCTCGCACCAGCACCGCGCCGGACGCCTCGACCGACAGCACGCCGCCGGTCACCGCCCTGATCGCCCGCGTTTCGAGTACCGCTTCCTGACGTGGCCCCCCACCCGCACCGCCCGCGAAACGCCGGAACTCGAAGCGGGCACGGACGCCAGCGCGGCCGCCCGGCACGCCCGGCAGCGCGACACCACCGCCCGCCGGCGCGTGACCGTCACGGCCGCCGCGCAGATCCTCGCCGTCCTTCGCACCTCCCCGAACCCTCTCCCGGAACTGGAGATCCTCAGCGCCGTTCCCACCCTCAGCGTCACCGCCGCCCGCGAGGCGCTCTCATACCTCGTGCACGAAACGCAGGACGCCATGCTCATCACGCCCACCAGCCGCCGCGCCCGCACCACCACGTACGCAGCGGTTCGCAGCGGCCTGCCCCGCGTGCCCGCCCGTCCCCTCACGCCCGACGCGGAGGCCGTCCAAGGCCTCCTGAGCGCCGTCACGGAACGGGACAGCAGCCTCTCCCGGCAGGCGTTGATGGAACAGACCCGCTGGCCCTGGCCGCGCGTCGAGAAGGCCCTCTCCCTGCTGGAAGCGCACGCCCTGCTGGCCCTGCGGCCCGTCGGCGCATCCGTCCTGTTCCGCCACGCCCCCAAGTCCCCGTCCATCAGGAGCAGGTCGCATGAACCTCGTCCCCACCATCCACGCACTCGCCACCCGCACCCGCCAGATCAACGCCAGCAACGACTGGGGCAGCGACTTCACGCTCGCGCAGATCCCGCAGTTCCTCGCGCTGATCCACAGCGAGATCACCGAAGCGCACCACGAACGCGACCGGGCCAAACGCGCCCGCGAACTCGGGGACGTGATCATCCGCTGCCTGGACCTGTGCGAACTGATCCAGCCCGGCCTGATCGGGAGCCGCCTGACGACGCTCGAGCACCGCCGACCGGGCCTGCTGACCTGGGCAAGACCCAGGCAGCAGGAAAAATTCAGTGAATCTGTGGGGCAATCCCAAGTGGAGCACGGGGGCTGAGGATCGCACTTCCCATTCCACAGCGTCTTAAGGGGTCGGCGTCGGCTGCGCGATATTGGCCATTTCTGTTTTGATGGGTACAGGCTGATTGGCGGTAAACGAGTATATCAGTTGCCCTTCACGGTTCAGACCCCAGCCTCGGACTGTCCCATCTGCCCTCCCAGCGAGACTGTACTCCGGGCCTGCGGCGATACTGGTGACTCTACTCAACCCCATGACCTTGACAGGTCTCCGGTTGAATGTGCTGTTGCCATCCCCCAGTTGCCCCTTGTCACCGGCACCCCAGCTCCAGACGGTCCCGTCCGTCTTCAAGGCCAGACTATGGGCGCCGCCTGCAGCGATGCTCGTCACACCGCTCAAGCCACTCACCATGACGGGTTTCGTCCGGAAAGTGCCGGTGCCATCCCCCAATTGCCCGCTGTCATTGGCACCCCAACTCCAGACGGTCCCATCCGCCTTCAGGGCCAGATTGTGGCTGCCTCCTGAAGAGATGCTCTTCACTTCGCTCAGTCCACTCACCATGGCCAGCTGGCTACCTGCACCCCAACTCCAAACAGTCCCATCCGCCTTTAAGGCCAGATTATATGTATCGCCCGTAGCGATGCTCGTCACTCCGCCGAGACCGCTCACAATATTATCTCCCATTAGAACGGTCCCATCCGCCTTCAATGACAGATTGACGCTAGCTCCCGCAGCAATGCTTACAATATCGGATCGCTTAATGAATTGGCTTCCAATAAAATAAGAAGCGAGAGGGTCGCTGGCAGGGGCACCTGTATCTATGTTGCCTCCTCCAAAGACGGTCCCATCTGCCCTCAAGGCGATACCATAGTTCTTGAATGAGCCGTCAAATTTGCCACCTGCGGCGACGCTGACGAAGCCGTCACGGTAAAAATCAAGGGAGGTACTGCCCGGCGATAAGGAGTAGCCTCTAGTAGAGGTGTTCCCCCAGAGAGCGACAGTCCCGTTAGCCTCCAAAGCCAAACCATGGATGTTTCCTCCGGCAAGAATGGTTCCGCTCGTTTCGGTGCTGGTCACCGTCTGACTGAGCAGAGGAACTCCTCGACAGTTGCTCCCTGCATACACATTGAGCGTGTGCTCTCCCACAGCGTAAAGTTGTACCCGCCAACGATTTGGAAAGCCGGGCGTACTGATATTCGTGACGCTCATCTGCTTGTCGCCGCCGCAGAGGATCTTCGACGTCGTCGAGCCGTCCAGCGTATCAATGTCGTAATAGGCAGGCAGGCTCCGAGTTACCGGTTGGACCAGAGAATCATCGCTAAATGTCCGAGTGGGGAAGATTGCATAGTTTTGGAAAGTGCCACTTGTCTCATTCCATTGCTTAACTACAGAACTCAGCCTGACTGCTGGGAGAGCATCCTGTACTGCAGTGACATTCAGCGAGAAGCTAAAGGGGTCCCTGGTTGCGCCCCCGCTATCCTGAGGAGTCATCGGTACATTCACCCCGAAGGTGATCAGTGAACTGTCACCTGGGGCCATCAGGGTGGTTTCCCCAGGCGCAGGCGGAGTTGTCAGCCACCATCCAGCCTGAGTCAGCGTCTTGATGCCTTTCCCAGTCGTGTCAACGCCACTCACGTCCAATCCCGTGAGGAAGGTGTTGGCCTTCGGATCGATTATTGCCGCGCCTGTGGAGGCATCGAAAATCTGCCCCTGACTCAGGGAGGGTTGATTGGTGGATGTCGTTGCGTCCGACCCATCGAAGTACCGGATCTTCGTGAATACGCTGTCGGTCGTACTGCCCTGAGGAACCACGGCCACGAATTTAGGGTTCCGCAACGTTTCAGAGGAGTTATTCGTAACTTTGTAGGTCGCGCGCACGTGCCGGGTGCTTGTGGCCGTCACGGCAAACGTCTGGACGGCGACTGGGGAAAAGCTGAACTGGTCCGGTGCACTGACCAGCCCCTGCGCGCTCAGGCCGCCTGCCTGAAGCGACAGGCGGCTGGTCGGGGTGGCCGTCCCGATGGCATTGAAGTCAATCTGGAAAACCCCAGGAAGGGCCTGCTGCACAGGTGTTGCTGGCGTGCTGGCCCCTGGCGTCGTTCCGCCCGGCAGAGCAATAGGAGTCTGTCCACAAGCGGCGAGGAGGAGGGGAGGGAGAAGAAGAGACATGATCCGTCGGCGCATAGTCAGAACTCCGTACTGAATGGAGAGGCGTTATGGACCTTGTTCAGTCCGACAGGAATGGAGATGCTCAGGGTGACAGCCGTCCATGTGCCGAGGAACGTGAGGGTGGGGGCTGCATAAACGCTGGTCACTGCTGGAGCGCCTTCAGGACGGCTGGGGGTAGGCTGATGGACGTTGGGTGGGGTCATAGGAAGCCTCGGGAATTGAAGGAGTGGACCGAAATTTAGATGAGTCTTACTTGGATAATATAAAAACCGACACCCCCGCGCACGCTCTGGCTCTGGCGCTGATCAGGGCTCTGAACGGAGAGAGCGTAATGGTTCCAGCTGACCCTGCGCCCAGGCAAGTCCACGCCCTTTCAGTGCCGCGTTGTGGGCGCTAGGCTGGCGTCCATGCCCTCCCCTCGCCGGACTTCCCCACCTGCCGTTCCCTGGGAGGCGTGGCAGGCGTCCGTTCTGGCCTTCGTGGACGCAGGCCGGTTCGACGACGCGGTCCTGACCGTCGAACGGGCCCTGAACGAGGGTCAGAACGCCGCCGCGCTGCTGGAACTCCTTGAGCATGTGGAGGAGTGCGCTCCGGCCGTGCTGCCGCGTGGCGTGGGCGGCTGCCTGAGCCTGCACGGACTGCGGCTCAAGCTCCGCCTGCTCGGGAACGCGCGGACACCCAGCGATGTGGCCGCCCTGGTGCGCGAGGCGCAGGCCGCCCGGCTCAGGGACGGGTTCCTGTTCGCGGATCTGGCCTGGGCCCTGACGCAGCAGGAGGACTTCCCAGGCGCCCTCCAGGCCGCCGACACGGCCCTTCAGGACCGGGAGAACCTCACGAACCGCGACCTGGGACTGGCCCTGCGGATGAAAGGGTTCGCGCAGAACCGACTCGACCCTGGCAGCGACTGGGAAGGGACGTTCCGGGAGGCGCTGGACGTCAGTGAAGGCTGGACACGCGGGCTGATCCTGCTGGACCTGGGTGGCCTGCGCAGCCGCGCGGGAAACGAACCGGGCGCGATGCTGGCCTACACGGACGCCCGGAATCTGGTGGTGTCCACCGGGCACCAGGCGATGGTACTGAACAACATGGGCGTCGTCTGCCTGCGCCTGGGACGCTTCGAGGAAGCCGAGGAGTACTTCATGCAGGTCGCGGCCCTGAAATCCACGTACCGCAGCCGGGCGCTGTCCGGTCAGGCCGCCGCGCGGCGCGCCCTGGGCGAGTGGGCGCGGGCCGAGTCGCTGTACCAGCAGGCCGCCGGGGCCAGCCAGGATGAGGACGACCGGCGGCAGGCCCTGCGCGGCCTGGGGTACACCCAGCGGCTTGCAGGGCGGCATATGCAGGCGCTCGAAACGCTGCGCGGCGCCGCGACCACCGCCCGGAGCGACCGTGAGGGCGGGCAGTCGTGGGTGAACGTGGACGTCGCCGCCACCCTCGCCAGCCTGGACGTCCTGGACGCGCGGTCCGTGGAGGATCACCTCGCGCGGACCGGGCCGCTGGACGCCGAGGACGCGCAGCGGGCTGTGATCGTCCGGGCGGAACTGGCGCGCCGGACCGGTCACCCTGAACAGGCCGCCGCGCTCCTGGGTACCATCAGCCGCGGCGCGCTGTGGACCCGTGAGGAAGCGCACGCCTTCGGGCCACTGTTCACGCTGCTCCCCGCCGGGCAGCGACCTGAGCCCCTGCCCCGACCACAGCAGACCCGCGTACACCTGCGGGCGATAGGCGTGCCGGTCGTGCAGGTCAACGGGCGGCGCATCCGCCCCGGTCACCTGGAGGTGACCACGCTGGCCGCCCTGATGCTGGCCGGTGGGGACCTCACTACCGACGAGCTGATCGAAGTGATCCGGGACGGGAAACCCCGTGAGATGCGAGCGGCTGCGCAGCGCGTGTCCCGCGTCGTCCGCCAACTGCGGGACTCGCTCGGCTGGGAGGGCAGCGTCCTGTCCCTCGGCGGTGCGTACCAGCTGGATACCGCAGGCGACTGGAGCAGCGACGTGCAGGCCGCCCTGGCAAACGGTCAACCCGTCACCGCTTTCCTGTCCGGCGTTCCGCTCGCATGGGTCACCGAACAGGAGCAATACCTGATCGCTCAGCACTCAGATCATCTGACTTTTACTTAGGAGCAGAGGGTAGTGCGACAGACCTGAGACAGCCTCCGCGTACGGTGCGCCCCATGAGTGACTCCGCACCAACCACCAACCTCGAACCCCGCACTCCAAACCCCCGACAGGCCAAAACCTGGGATAAAGCCAAACGCCTCAGCGCCCTCCTGAGCGAATTGCAGGCCCGCCGCTGCACTACCGCCGACCTTGCCCGCCGCTTCGACGTCGGCCAGCGCAGCATCCAGCGCGACATCGACGCCCTCAGACGCATGGGACACGACGTCGTAGAACACGCCGGGCAGGCCTACTCCATCCCCAGAAACGTCACCCTTCTGCGCCCCGCCGAGGCCCTCGCCGCGTACGCCGCCATCCGCCTCGCGCACCACCACTCCCCCGCCCTGAACAGCCACTACCGCCACGCGCTGCACAGCATCTCCATGGCACTCCCGGAACGTATCCGCCACACCCTCAACGCCAGCGTCAAAAACACCGGCGCCACCCCCTTCGCCGAGCGGCAGATGGAACAGGTCGCCGCTGCCTGGATGGACGGCCGGGTCCTGAACTTCGATTACCGCCGCCCCAACGGCGAACTCGAAACCGGGAACGAACTGTGCGTGTACTTCATCGAGATCAGCCGCGACAACCTCGCCCCGTACGTGATCGGCCTCGAACGCCGCCGCGGTCAAGTTCGCACCTTCAAGCTCTCCCGGATGACTCACCTGAGCCTGCACCAGGACACCTACGAACCAGATCCCGACTTCGATCCGAAAGCCTTCCTCAGTGACGCGTGGGGCGTCATCGGCAGCGAGAACCCCCTCACCGTCACCGTCCGCTTCGCCCCGGAAGCCGCGTACCGCGTCCTCGAAGGTGGATTCCCGAACGCCACTCTCATCCGCCGCGACGGCTGCGTGGAAGTCGAATTCCGCGCCGGCACCGACCGGACCGGCCTCCCCCGCGAACTCATGCCGTTCCTGCTCGGCTGGGGCCCCCGCGCCGAAGTCCTCTCCCCCCCACACGTCCGCGAAGCGTGGCTCGCCGAACTGCGCGAAACCCTCACCCGTTACGACACCCCACACGCCCGCAACACCGCCTGACCCGCCGGAGGAACACAAGAGGATCACTGCGTGAATAGTCTCCCCACCTTCAACCTGCTGCACGAACCCTGGATTCCCGTCCGCCCGGCGGTGGCAGTCCCGTGCGCGAGGTCAGCCTGCGCGACCTGATCCTGCACGCCCGCACCTACAGCCGCATCGACGACCCTTCCCCGCTGGTCACCGTGGCCCTCCGGCGCCTGACGCTCGCCCTGCTGCACCGCGGCCTGCGGGAACCGTTGAGCACCACGCAGGCCGCCGAGTGGTTCGCACAGGGCTTCTCCGAAGGCACGCTCGAAACCCAGGTGGGGATGGGCCGGTCGGTTGGGATGGTGTCGCGCGGTATTGTGGGCGGCACATGATCACGGCGACGATCTTCAATCACGCGGGCGGTGCGGGGAAAACGTCCATTACCCGCGATGTGGGGTACCAGTTCGCGCAGGCGGGCCTGCGGGTGCTGCTGGTGGACCTGGACCCGCAGGCGAACCTGAGCAGCTGGCTGGGCGTGCGGAACGTCAGCATCGACGCGACGGTGTACGACCTGGCCACGACCGGCGCGCCCCTGCCGGAACCGGTGGAGGCGCACGGGCTGCACGTCATTCCCAGTCAGGTGGACCTGGCGCTGGCCGAGACGGGCATGCTGGGCGTGCCGGGCTCGCAGTTGTTCCTGCGGCAGGCGCTCGAGCAGGTGCGGGACCGGTACGACGTGGTCCTGATCGACAGTCCACCCAGC
This window contains:
- a CDS encoding WYL domain-containing protein, which codes for MSDSAPTTNLEPRTPNPRQAKTWDKAKRLSALLSELQARRCTTADLARRFDVGQRSIQRDIDALRRMGHDVVEHAGQAYSIPRNVTLLRPAEALAAYAAIRLAHHHSPALNSHYRHALHSISMALPERIRHTLNASVKNTGATPFAERQMEQVAAAWMDGRVLNFDYRRPNGELETGNELCVYFIEISRDNLAPYVIGLERRRGQVRTFKLSRMTHLSLHQDTYEPDPDFDPKAFLSDAWGVIGSENPLTVTVRFAPEAAYRVLEGGFPNATLIRRDGCVEVEFRAGTDRTGLPRELMPFLLGWGPRAEVLSPPHVREAWLAELRETLTRYDTPHARNTA
- a CDS encoding tetratricopeptide repeat protein — encoded protein: MPSPRRTSPPAVPWEAWQASVLAFVDAGRFDDAVLTVERALNEGQNAAALLELLEHVEECAPAVLPRGVGGCLSLHGLRLKLRLLGNARTPSDVAALVREAQAARLRDGFLFADLAWALTQQEDFPGALQAADTALQDRENLTNRDLGLALRMKGFAQNRLDPGSDWEGTFREALDVSEGWTRGLILLDLGGLRSRAGNEPGAMLAYTDARNLVVSTGHQAMVLNNMGVVCLRLGRFEEAEEYFMQVAALKSTYRSRALSGQAAARRALGEWARAESLYQQAAGASQDEDDRRQALRGLGYTQRLAGRHMQALETLRGAATTARSDREGGQSWVNVDVAATLASLDVLDARSVEDHLARTGPLDAEDAQRAVIVRAELARRTGHPEQAAALLGTISRGALWTREEAHAFGPLFTLLPAGQRPEPLPRPQQTRVHLRAIGVPVVQVNGRRIRPGHLEVTTLAALMLAGGDLTTDELIEVIRDGKPREMRAAAQRVSRVVRQLRDSLGWEGSVLSLGGAYQLDTAGDWSSDVQAALANGQPVTAFLSGVPLAWVTEQEQYLIAQHSDHLTFT
- a CDS encoding type I-E CRISPR-associated protein Cse1/CasA, with amino-acid sequence MREVSLRDLILHARTYSRIDDPSPLVTVALRRLTLALLHRGLREPLSTTQAAEWFAQGFSEGTLETQVGMGRSVGMVSRGIVGGT
- a CDS encoding helix-turn-helix domain-containing protein; protein product: MIDPRQNTYAVLDADLPNGVTLSARMAVLESRAGLIEGLRAAVSEYDAHLLDTQRLRDVATRRLSVALHSADLLRDIEYSIAPLLGLADRAAPTNPTLDGLSDLTNPLEPATVKSAREPEPVAQPTPAPAPAQVAEMSEPEAHPDLTPTAVTDTLDLVFPTGFELSKQAVVYLDIHAHPGVTLTDIMVRTGLSRGSVSGILTKGVSSLRLSRVGTPGQHRLTASGLSYLRQLHAYAAQSAEGDNAAKSSGDEPEQSMPEVPVVDAATSAPEPVREAAPIKPGQPAPGSAQERALHFLRDHGPATAPVIAAHLGMPPGPAGATIANLVKHGYVTQTDTTPRVIQIPGDTRPVTHAAPTARKAVEAPPAAEPDPVSGVSPITQEELKARVRENAGQVRAVLGKKPMTELDLRARLPDMNLSHLRAALGHLEEAGTVRRVPGPTPASRAAYALDELELPAPQRAHLTAEGRMVEAHLTQVTDRSERDTVSNMSLKLGLPRADVEEALAVLHAQGRLRWSRTGMLLHFTLATASTAEVAA